A single genomic interval of Pseudomonas sp. FeN3W harbors:
- the rpe gene encoding ribulose-phosphate 3-epimerase gives MQPFAIAPSILSANFARLGEEVDNVLAAGADIVHFDVMDNHYVPNLTIGPMVCSALRKHGVTAPIDVHLMVKPVDRMIGDFLEAGATYITFHPEASEHIDRSLQLIKDGGAKAGLVFNPATPLDVLKYVMDKVDMVLLMSVNPGFGGQKFISGTLDKLREARALIDASGREIRLEIDGGVNPKNIREIAAAGADTFVAGSAIFNQPDYKAVIDQMRAELALARP, from the coding sequence ATGCAGCCGTTCGCCATCGCCCCTTCGATTCTTTCCGCCAATTTCGCCCGCCTGGGCGAGGAAGTGGACAATGTGCTGGCCGCCGGCGCCGACATCGTCCATTTCGACGTGATGGACAACCACTACGTACCCAACCTGACCATCGGCCCGATGGTCTGCTCGGCCCTGCGCAAGCACGGCGTCACCGCACCCATCGACGTGCACCTGATGGTCAAGCCGGTGGACCGCATGATCGGCGACTTCCTCGAGGCCGGCGCCACTTACATCACCTTCCATCCGGAAGCCTCCGAGCACATCGATCGTTCACTGCAGCTGATCAAGGACGGCGGCGCCAAGGCCGGCCTGGTGTTCAATCCGGCCACGCCGCTGGACGTGCTCAAGTACGTCATGGACAAGGTCGACATGGTCTTGCTGATGAGCGTCAACCCCGGCTTCGGCGGGCAGAAGTTCATCTCCGGCACGCTGGACAAGCTGCGCGAGGCCCGGGCGCTGATCGATGCCAGCGGCCGCGAAATTCGCTTGGAGATCGATGGCGGCGTCAATCCGAAGAACATCCGCGAGATCGCCGCAGCAGGCGCCGACACCTTCGTCGCCGGCTCGGCCATCTTCAATCAGCCGGACTACAAGGCGGTGATCGACCAGATGCGCGCCGAGCTGGCGCTGGCCCGCCCATGA
- the trpD gene encoding anthranilate phosphoribosyltransferase, whose product MDIKEALNRIVGQLDLTTEEMQAVMRQIMTGQCTDAQVGAFLMGMRMKSETIDEIVGAVQVMRELAAPVRFDTDKLVDTCGTGGDGMNIFNVSTAASFVVAAAGGKVAKHGNRAVSGKSGSADLLEAAGVFLDLTPEQVARSVDTVGVGFMFAPAHHGAMKYAAGPRRELGLRTLFNILGPMANPAGVRHQVLGVFSKALCRPMAEVLARLGSKHVLVVHAQDGLDEISLAAPTHIAELKDGEIREYSVQPEDFGIKSQSLIGLNVEDAQGSLALIRDALGRRQSESGQKAADMIVLNAGAALYAADLASSLKQGVEIAHDALSTGLARDKLEELVSFTAVFKQENQK is encoded by the coding sequence ATGGACATCAAGGAAGCCCTCAACCGCATCGTCGGTCAGCTCGACCTGACCACCGAAGAGATGCAGGCGGTGATGCGCCAGATCATGACCGGACAGTGCACCGATGCGCAGGTGGGTGCGTTCCTCATGGGCATGCGCATGAAGAGCGAAACCATCGACGAGATCGTCGGCGCCGTGCAGGTCATGCGCGAGCTGGCCGCTCCGGTGCGTTTCGATACGGACAAGCTGGTCGACACCTGTGGCACCGGTGGCGACGGGATGAATATCTTCAACGTGTCCACTGCTGCCTCGTTCGTCGTTGCGGCCGCTGGCGGCAAGGTCGCCAAGCACGGTAACCGCGCAGTATCCGGCAAGAGCGGCAGCGCCGATCTGCTCGAAGCGGCCGGGGTCTTCCTCGACCTGACGCCCGAGCAGGTGGCGCGCAGTGTCGATACGGTCGGCGTCGGCTTCATGTTCGCCCCGGCCCATCATGGCGCCATGAAGTACGCGGCCGGACCTCGCCGCGAACTCGGGTTGCGCACGCTGTTCAACATTCTCGGACCGATGGCGAACCCGGCCGGCGTCCGCCATCAGGTGCTTGGCGTGTTCAGCAAGGCCTTGTGCCGGCCCATGGCGGAGGTGCTGGCGCGCCTGGGCAGCAAGCATGTGCTGGTCGTCCATGCGCAGGATGGGCTGGACGAGATCAGCCTGGCCGCGCCGACGCATATTGCCGAGCTGAAGGATGGTGAGATCCGCGAATACAGCGTTCAGCCCGAGGACTTTGGCATCAAAAGCCAGAGTCTGATTGGCCTGAACGTCGAAGACGCCCAGGGTTCGCTGGCGTTGATCCGTGATGCGTTGGGGCGTCGGCAGAGCGAAAGCGGGCAGAAGGCTGCCGACATGATCGTGCTCAACGCTGGCGCTGCGCTCTACGCAGCCGATCTGGCGAGCAGCCTGAAACAGGGTGTCGAGATAGCGCATGATGCCCTTAGCACCGGTTTGGCGCGTGACAAGCTGGAGGAGCTGGTCTCCTTCACCGCGGTGTTCAAGCAGGAGAACCAGAAATGA
- a CDS encoding alpha/beta hydrolase family protein: protein MRRLPALVLLFGVALGGGVPYMAAAQEPEAPQQAPADEPAATPRPSPQTRSEALAEGLQRQLDAAAQLQLGDEDKFLALWQPANTPKARGVLVIVPSEGETADWPRAIGPLRRGLPEHGWHTLSLTPADSTLSPGPRLPAAEAPAAEEKSETDEGAEPDATDAQPAATQTTSAGYLPEQTAATDNDESMPPQVEQDTPPPTDAERMLARLDATIEHARTLQVPMIVLLGHGTGAYWASQYLAQFQPKDVGQMVMIDPRAPLQAEQPLESYLATLPAAIGDFYTDTRAAAKQQALQRRNAARRGGHPDYRLVVLPGLTGDRNAEQEQLVRRVRGWLERKPAQ, encoded by the coding sequence ATGCGTCGCTTGCCTGCTCTAGTGCTTTTGTTCGGCGTCGCGCTTGGCGGCGGCGTGCCGTACATGGCAGCGGCGCAGGAGCCGGAGGCGCCTCAGCAAGCACCGGCGGACGAGCCCGCAGCGACACCACGACCATCGCCACAAACACGCAGCGAGGCGCTGGCAGAAGGGCTGCAACGGCAGCTCGATGCCGCAGCCCAACTGCAACTGGGCGACGAAGACAAGTTTCTCGCGCTCTGGCAGCCGGCCAACACTCCAAAGGCCCGCGGCGTGCTCGTCATCGTGCCAAGCGAAGGCGAAACCGCCGATTGGCCACGCGCAATCGGCCCGCTACGGCGCGGCCTGCCCGAGCATGGCTGGCATACCCTGAGCCTGACGCCCGCTGACTCGACGTTGAGCCCTGGCCCGCGCCTGCCAGCGGCAGAAGCCCCGGCTGCGGAAGAAAAGTCCGAAACGGATGAAGGCGCTGAGCCTGACGCCACCGATGCCCAGCCGGCCGCGACGCAAACGACTTCGGCGGGCTACCTGCCTGAGCAGACGGCAGCCACGGACAACGACGAATCGATGCCGCCACAAGTCGAGCAGGACACGCCGCCGCCAACGGATGCCGAACGCATGCTGGCGCGCCTGGATGCAACCATCGAGCATGCGCGCACACTGCAGGTGCCCATGATCGTTCTGCTCGGCCATGGCACCGGCGCCTACTGGGCGAGCCAGTATCTGGCGCAGTTTCAGCCAAAGGATGTCGGGCAAATGGTGATGATCGATCCACGAGCGCCGTTGCAGGCGGAACAACCGCTGGAGAGCTATCTCGCGACGCTACCAGCGGCCATCGGCGACTTCTATACCGACACCCGTGCAGCGGCGAAACAGCAGGCGCTGCAACGCCGCAACGCGGCGCGCCGTGGCGGGCACCCGGACTACCGCCTGGTCGTGCTGCCAGGTCTGACGGGTGACCGCAATGCCGAACAGGAACAACTGGTGCGGCGCGTGCGGGGCTGGCTGGAGCGCAAGCCAGCGCAGTGA
- a CDS encoding aminodeoxychorismate/anthranilate synthase component II, with protein sequence MLLMLDNYDSFTYNVVQYLGELGADVKVVRNDELSVAEIEALNPERIVVSPGPCTPNEAGVSLELIRHFAGKLPILGVCLGHQSIGQAFGGNVVRARQAMHGKTSPVFHQDQGVFAGLNNPLTVTRYHSLVVKRETLPECLEITAWTQLDDGSVDEIMGVRHKTLNIEGVQFHPESILTEQGHELFANFLKQTGGVR encoded by the coding sequence ATGCTGTTGATGCTGGATAACTACGATTCCTTTACCTACAACGTCGTGCAGTACCTCGGCGAGCTTGGTGCCGACGTCAAGGTGGTGCGCAACGACGAACTGAGCGTGGCCGAAATCGAAGCGCTGAATCCGGAGCGGATCGTCGTCTCGCCGGGCCCTTGTACGCCGAACGAGGCGGGTGTGTCGCTGGAGCTGATTCGTCATTTCGCCGGCAAGTTGCCGATTCTCGGCGTTTGCCTCGGTCACCAGAGCATCGGTCAGGCCTTCGGTGGCAATGTGGTGCGCGCCCGTCAGGCCATGCACGGCAAGACCAGCCCGGTGTTTCACCAGGATCAGGGTGTGTTCGCCGGGCTCAATAATCCGCTGACCGTCACCCGTTACCACTCTCTGGTGGTCAAGCGCGAGACGTTGCCCGAATGCCTGGAAATCACCGCCTGGACCCAGCTGGACGATGGTTCGGTCGACGAGATCATGGGCGTGCGACACAAGACGCTGAACATCGAGGGCGTGCAGTTCCACCCCGAATCGATCCTCACCGAACAGGGCCATGAGCTGTTCGCGAATTTTCTGAAGCAGACCGGAGGTGTGCGCTGA
- a CDS encoding TerB family tellurite resistance protein — protein sequence MFWPITLLGLLIGWLLASIPGALLGALLGQVLDRRLGLDSWASLRARLAGKSVLQGQDLLFFLLGRLAKSGGRVSPVHIQVARDEMRRLGLDAAAQQQAIAAFNRGKASGDGLRDTLQRLRSQREESRRLIQACWRMARAQGSMGAREHELVLLWGKWLGWDVAEVAALDPGATRRKEAPAGRGGAYEQAMQLLGVRPDSDPQLIKRAYRRLLSKHHPDKQAGAGANAAQVRDATERTRELHSAYALIRERRGFR from the coding sequence ATGTTCTGGCCCATCACGCTGTTGGGGCTGTTGATCGGCTGGTTGCTGGCGAGCATTCCGGGTGCTTTGCTCGGCGCACTGCTGGGGCAGGTGCTGGATCGTCGCCTGGGGCTCGATTCCTGGGCCAGCCTGCGTGCGCGCCTGGCCGGCAAGTCGGTGCTGCAAGGCCAGGATTTGCTGTTCTTCCTGTTGGGGCGTCTGGCCAAGAGTGGCGGGCGCGTGAGTCCGGTGCACATCCAGGTCGCACGTGACGAGATGCGCCGGCTGGGGCTCGATGCCGCCGCGCAGCAGCAGGCCATCGCCGCTTTCAACCGCGGCAAGGCCAGCGGTGATGGCCTGCGCGATACCCTGCAACGGCTGCGCAGCCAGCGCGAAGAAAGCCGCCGCCTGATCCAGGCCTGCTGGCGTATGGCGCGGGCGCAGGGAAGCATGGGCGCACGCGAGCACGAACTGGTGCTGCTCTGGGGCAAGTGGCTGGGTTGGGATGTCGCCGAGGTGGCAGCGCTCGATCCGGGCGCGACCCGGCGCAAGGAGGCCCCGGCCGGTCGGGGTGGTGCATACGAGCAGGCCATGCAGCTGCTGGGTGTGCGTCCGGACAGCGACCCGCAGCTGATCAAGCGCGCCTATCGGCGCCTGCTGAGCAAACACCATCCGGACAAGCAGGCGGGGGCGGGTGCGAATGCCGCCCAGGTTCGCGACGCCACCGAGCGCACCCGCGAGTTGCACAGTGCCTACGCATTGATTCGTGAGCGCCGCGGCTTTCGCTGA
- a CDS encoding nucleotidyltransferase family protein has protein sequence MKAMILAAGKGERLRPLTLHTPKPLVRAAGVPLIEYHVRALAAAGFQELVINHAWLGQQIEDYLGDGSRFGVAIHYSAEGEPLETGGGIHRALGLLGDEPFLVVNGDIWTDYDFAQLRRPLHGLAHLVLVSNPPHHPKGDFSLVGSAVTEPETNGDALTYSGISVLHPALFEGCQPGAFKLAPLLRRAMAGGQVSGECFGGAWIDVGTHERLAEVEQTLEARR, from the coding sequence ATGAAGGCGATGATTCTGGCTGCCGGTAAGGGCGAGCGGTTGCGGCCACTGACGCTGCACACGCCCAAGCCATTGGTTCGTGCCGCGGGCGTGCCGCTGATCGAGTACCACGTTCGTGCCCTGGCCGCCGCGGGTTTCCAGGAACTGGTGATCAACCATGCCTGGCTCGGCCAGCAGATCGAAGACTATCTCGGCGACGGCAGCCGTTTCGGCGTGGCCATCCATTATTCGGCCGAAGGCGAACCCCTCGAGACCGGCGGCGGCATTCACCGGGCGTTGGGGCTACTCGGCGATGAGCCGTTCCTGGTGGTCAATGGCGATATCTGGACCGACTACGATTTCGCCCAGCTGAGACGGCCGCTTCACGGGCTCGCGCACCTGGTGCTGGTGAGCAATCCGCCGCACCACCCAAAGGGTGATTTCAGCCTGGTCGGATCGGCCGTCACGGAGCCCGAGACCAATGGCGACGCGCTGACCTACAGTGGCATTTCCGTTTTGCACCCTGCGCTGTTCGAAGGCTGCCAGCCGGGAGCGTTCAAGCTGGCGCCGTTGTTACGCCGCGCCATGGCTGGTGGGCAGGTGTCCGGCGAGTGCTTTGGCGGGGCCTGGATCGACGTGGGTACCCACGAGCGCCTGGCGGAAGTCGAGCAAACACTGGAGGCGCGGCGCTGA
- the trpC gene encoding indole-3-glycerol phosphate synthase TrpC: protein MSVPTVLEKIITRKFEEVAQRRRQVGLGELEQRAAAADPVRGFAAALERRVRSKEPAVIAEVKKASPSKGVIRDPFLPAEIAASYEAGGAACLSVLTDIDFFQGADEYLQQARAACSLPVIRKDFMIDPYQVVEARALGADCILLIVAALDDARMHELAAVAKEQGLDVLVEVHDAAELERALRLETPLVGINNRNLHTFEVNLETTLDLLPRIPKDRLVVTESGIFNRADVELMEINQVYAFLVGEAFMRAEQPGVELQRLFYPDRSRGRVAPVAAAPE from the coding sequence ATGAGCGTGCCGACCGTGCTGGAGAAAATCATCACCCGCAAGTTCGAGGAGGTCGCGCAGCGCCGCCGCCAGGTTGGGCTAGGCGAGCTGGAGCAGCGTGCCGCGGCTGCCGATCCTGTGCGTGGCTTCGCTGCCGCGTTGGAGCGGCGTGTACGCAGCAAGGAACCTGCGGTTATCGCTGAGGTGAAGAAGGCATCGCCGAGCAAGGGCGTCATTCGTGATCCGTTCCTGCCCGCCGAGATTGCCGCCAGCTACGAAGCGGGCGGCGCGGCTTGCCTATCGGTATTGACCGACATCGATTTCTTTCAGGGCGCCGATGAGTATCTGCAGCAGGCGCGTGCGGCTTGCTCGCTGCCGGTTATCCGCAAGGATTTCATGATCGACCCGTATCAGGTGGTCGAGGCGCGCGCGCTTGGCGCCGACTGCATTCTGCTGATCGTCGCGGCACTGGACGATGCGCGTATGCATGAGCTGGCAGCGGTGGCCAAGGAGCAGGGGCTGGATGTGCTGGTAGAGGTGCACGACGCTGCCGAACTCGAGCGTGCGCTGCGTCTGGAAACACCGCTGGTGGGCATCAACAACCGTAACCTGCATACCTTCGAGGTCAATCTGGAAACCACGCTGGATCTGCTGCCGCGGATTCCGAAGGATCGTCTGGTGGTGACCGAGAGCGGGATCTTCAATCGTGCCGATGTCGAGCTGATGGAGATAAACCAGGTGTATGCATTCCTGGTGGGTGAGGCGTTCATGCGTGCCGAACAGCCTGGAGTAGAACTGCAGCGCCTGTTCTACCCTGATCGTTCTCGCGGTCGCGTGGCCCCTGTCGCTGCCGCTCCGGAGTGA
- the gabT gene encoding 4-aminobutyrate--2-oxoglutarate transaminase, which produces MSKTNESLMQRRVAAVPRGVGQIHPIFADHAKNSSVVDVEGREFIDFAGGIAVLNTGHLHPKIVKAVEDQLHKLTHTCFQVLAYEPYVELCEKINARVPGDFAKKTLLVTTGSEAVENAVKIARAATGRAGVIAFTGAYHGRTMMTLGLTGKVAPYSAGMGLMPGGIFRALYPCAIHGVGVDESIASIERIFKNDAEPRDIAAIIIEPVQGEGGFNVAPKDFMVRLRALCDEHGILLIADEVQTGAGRTGTFFAMEQMGVVADLTTFAKSVGGGFPIAGVCGKAEIMDAIAPGGLGGTYAGNPLSCAAALAVMEIFEEEHLLDRCKAVAEKLTTGLKAIQAKHKEIGEVRGLGAMIAIELFEDGAHARPAAALTSQIVARAREKGLILLSCGTYYNVLRVLVPLTVEDELLERGLAILGECFDELT; this is translated from the coding sequence ATGAGCAAGACCAACGAATCCCTGATGCAACGCCGTGTCGCCGCCGTTCCCCGTGGCGTCGGCCAGATCCACCCGATCTTTGCCGACCACGCCAAGAACAGCAGCGTGGTCGATGTGGAGGGCCGCGAGTTCATCGATTTCGCCGGTGGCATCGCCGTGCTGAATACCGGTCACCTGCACCCGAAGATCGTCAAGGCGGTGGAAGACCAGCTGCACAAGTTGACCCACACCTGCTTCCAGGTGCTGGCCTACGAGCCCTATGTCGAGCTGTGCGAGAAGATCAACGCGCGGGTGCCGGGTGATTTCGCCAAGAAGACCCTGCTGGTCACCACAGGCTCCGAGGCCGTGGAAAACGCGGTGAAGATCGCCCGCGCCGCCACCGGCCGCGCCGGCGTGATCGCCTTCACCGGCGCCTATCACGGTCGCACCATGATGACCCTCGGCCTGACCGGCAAGGTCGCGCCTTATTCGGCGGGTATGGGCCTGATGCCGGGCGGCATCTTCCGTGCGCTGTACCCCTGCGCGATCCATGGCGTCGGCGTCGATGAATCGATCGCCAGCATCGAGCGCATCTTCAAGAACGATGCCGAGCCGCGCGATATCGCCGCGATCATCATCGAGCCGGTGCAGGGTGAGGGCGGCTTCAATGTCGCGCCGAAGGACTTCATGGTCCGCCTGCGTGCACTCTGCGACGAGCACGGCATCCTCTTGATCGCCGATGAGGTGCAGACCGGCGCCGGGCGCACCGGCACCTTCTTCGCCATGGAGCAGATGGGCGTGGTCGCCGACCTGACCACTTTCGCCAAATCCGTCGGCGGTGGCTTCCCGATCGCCGGCGTCTGCGGCAAGGCCGAGATCATGGATGCCATCGCGCCCGGCGGCCTTGGCGGCACCTACGCTGGCAACCCGCTGTCCTGTGCGGCGGCGCTGGCGGTCATGGAAATCTTCGAGGAGGAGCATCTGCTCGATCGCTGCAAGGCGGTGGCGGAGAAGCTCACCACCGGCCTCAAGGCGATCCAGGCCAAGCACAAGGAGATCGGCGAGGTGCGCGGCCTCGGCGCGATGATCGCCATCGAGCTGTTCGAGGACGGCGCCCATGCGCGCCCAGCCGCGGCGCTGACGTCGCAGATCGTCGCCCGGGCGCGGGAGAAGGGGCTGATCCTGCTGTCCTGCGGTACCTACTACAACGTGCTGCGCGTGCTGGTGCCGCTGACCGTCGAGGACGAGCTGCTCGAGCGCGGCCTGGCCATCCTCGGCGAGTGTTTCGACGAGCTGACCTGA
- the trpE gene encoding anthranilate synthase component I, with protein sequence MTREEFLRLAGEGHNRIPLSFETLADFDTPLSLYLKLADAPNSYLLESVQGGEKWGRYSIIGLPCRTVLRIQGHRISVTTDGIETEACEVEDPLAFVESFQQRYRVAPVEGLPRFNGGLVGYFGYDSVRYVERKLGNCPNPDPLGTPDILLMVSDAVVVFDNLAGKLHCIVLVDPSQPEAYEAGQARLQALRAKLRQSITPRLGLDFEKSNGAEPTFRSSFSREDYEQAVNRIKDYILAGDCMQVVISQRMSIPFKAAPIDLYRALRCFNPTPYMYFFNFGDFHVVGSSPEVLVRVEEGLVTVRPIAGTRPRGANEEADLALEQDLLSDAKELAEHLMLIDLGRNDVGRVAETGTVRLTEKMVIERYSNVMHIVSNVTGQLKAPLTAMDALRAILPAGTLSGAPKIRAMEIIDELEPVKRGVYGGAVGYLAWNGNMDTAIAIRTAVIKDGELHVQAGAGIVADSQPALEWEETLNKRRAMFRAVALAERDQEEN encoded by the coding sequence ATGACCCGCGAAGAATTCCTGCGTTTGGCCGGCGAAGGCCATAACCGCATCCCCCTGTCGTTCGAAACCCTTGCCGACTTCGACACGCCGCTGTCGCTGTACCTGAAACTGGCCGATGCGCCGAACTCCTATCTGCTCGAATCCGTTCAGGGCGGCGAGAAGTGGGGACGCTACTCGATCATCGGCCTGCCGTGTCGCACCGTACTGCGCATACAGGGCCACCGCATCAGCGTGACTACCGATGGCATCGAGACCGAGGCCTGCGAGGTCGAGGATCCGCTGGCCTTCGTCGAATCCTTCCAGCAGCGCTACCGCGTCGCGCCGGTCGAAGGCCTGCCGCGCTTCAATGGCGGGCTGGTCGGCTATTTCGGCTACGACAGCGTGCGTTATGTCGAGCGCAAGCTGGGCAATTGCCCCAACCCGGATCCACTGGGCACACCGGATATCCTGCTGATGGTTTCCGACGCCGTGGTGGTATTCGACAACCTCGCCGGCAAGCTGCACTGCATCGTGCTGGTCGACCCGTCGCAGCCGGAAGCCTACGAGGCAGGTCAGGCCCGCCTGCAGGCGCTGCGGGCGAAGCTGCGTCAATCGATCACCCCGCGCCTAGGCCTGGATTTCGAAAAGAGCAACGGCGCCGAGCCGACCTTCCGCTCCAGCTTCAGCCGCGAGGATTACGAGCAGGCGGTCAACCGCATCAAGGACTACATCCTCGCTGGCGACTGCATGCAGGTGGTGATTTCCCAGCGCATGTCGATCCCGTTCAAGGCCGCGCCGATCGATCTCTACCGCGCGCTGCGCTGCTTCAACCCGACGCCCTACATGTACTTCTTCAATTTCGGCGACTTCCATGTGGTGGGTTCGTCGCCGGAAGTGCTGGTGCGGGTCGAGGAAGGCCTGGTCACGGTCCGCCCCATCGCCGGCACGCGTCCACGCGGCGCCAACGAGGAAGCTGATCTGGCGCTGGAGCAGGACTTGCTCAGCGATGCCAAGGAGCTGGCCGAACACCTGATGCTGATCGACTTGGGCCGCAACGATGTCGGGCGTGTCGCCGAGACCGGCACGGTGCGGCTGACCGAGAAGATGGTCATCGAGCGCTATTCGAATGTCATGCACATCGTTTCCAACGTCACCGGCCAGCTCAAGGCGCCACTGACGGCGATGGATGCGCTACGTGCAATCCTGCCGGCCGGCACTCTGTCCGGCGCGCCGAAGATCCGCGCCATGGAAATCATCGATGAGCTGGAGCCGGTCAAACGTGGTGTCTACGGCGGCGCCGTCGGCTATCTCGCCTGGAACGGCAACATGGATACCGCTATCGCCATCCGTACCGCGGTGATCAAGGACGGCGAACTGCATGTGCAGGCCGGTGCCGGCATCGTCGCCGACTCGCAGCCGGCGCTCGAATGGGAAGAGACGCTGAACAAGCGCCGCGCCATGTTCCGCGCGGTGGCCCTGGCCGAACGCGACCAGGAGGAGAACTGA
- a CDS encoding phosphotransferase has translation MPHQDQRLLDLSAWLEQQLPEVFARCGWGEVPVAQLTAASSDASFRRYFRWQGAERSLIVMDAPPPQEDCRPFVKVAQMLGDAGVHVPQILASDLERGFLLLSDLGRQTYLDVIDQSNAEQLFEDAMEALLKFQLHPVTQPMPAYDEALLRRELQLFPDWYVQRHLGHSFSEKQQAAWERICRQLIDSALAQPRVLVHRDYMPRNLMISEPNPGVLDFQDAVLGPVSYDITSLFKDAFLSWPEAQVQAWLEGYWHKARAAGVTLPESLDEFLRASDLMGLQRHLKVIGIFARICHRDGKPRYLADVPRFFAYIEAVLARRPELAELQQLLVELPQAPQA, from the coding sequence ATGCCGCATCAAGATCAACGTCTGCTGGACCTGAGCGCCTGGCTGGAACAGCAATTACCCGAAGTCTTCGCCCGTTGCGGCTGGGGCGAAGTGCCGGTTGCACAGCTTACTGCCGCCAGCAGCGATGCCAGCTTTCGGCGTTACTTTCGCTGGCAAGGGGCTGAGCGCAGTCTGATCGTGATGGATGCGCCGCCGCCCCAGGAAGACTGCCGGCCCTTCGTCAAGGTCGCGCAGATGCTGGGTGACGCCGGTGTCCATGTGCCGCAGATACTGGCCTCCGATCTCGAGCGTGGCTTCCTGCTGCTGAGCGATCTGGGCCGCCAGACCTATCTGGATGTCATCGATCAGAGCAATGCCGAGCAGCTGTTCGAAGACGCCATGGAGGCCTTGCTGAAGTTCCAGCTGCATCCAGTGACGCAGCCGATGCCAGCCTATGACGAGGCGCTGCTGCGCCGTGAACTGCAGCTGTTCCCCGACTGGTACGTGCAGCGCCACCTTGGCCACAGCTTCAGTGAGAAGCAGCAGGCCGCGTGGGAGCGTATCTGCCGGCAGCTGATCGACTCGGCGCTGGCGCAGCCGCGGGTGCTGGTGCATCGTGATTACATGCCGCGCAATCTGATGATCAGCGAGCCCAACCCAGGTGTGCTGGACTTTCAGGATGCGGTGCTCGGCCCGGTCAGCTACGACATCACCTCGCTGTTCAAGGACGCCTTTCTCAGCTGGCCCGAAGCGCAGGTGCAGGCCTGGCTCGAAGGCTATTGGCACAAGGCGCGCGCTGCTGGCGTGACGCTGCCCGAATCGCTTGACGAGTTCCTGCGTGCCAGTGACCTGATGGGACTGCAGCGCCACCTCAAGGTGATCGGCATTTTCGCGCGCATCTGCCATCGCGACGGCAAGCCGCGTTACCTCGCCGATGTGCCGCGCTTCTTTGCCTATATCGAGGCCGTGTTGGCACGGCGGCCAGAGCTGGCCGAGCTGCAGCAGCTGCTGGTCGAACTGCCGCAGGCGCCGCAAGCATGA